The genomic region GACAACTATTGTCGTAATTCTTGGCGGATTTATTGGCCTTTTACTAATATTAGGTGCGCCAATTAAGCCAATAAGAATGGTAGGCAGTGGTTTTGTACGGATTATGCTTGGGGCGTTAGGTCTTTTTATCATAAATTCAATTGGAACATTAATGGGACTTCATATTCCAATTAATTTAATTACGGCTTCAATATCTGGATTTTTAGGAATACCGGGAATGGTGGCCCTTATAGCTATTAATCAAATAGTTTTATAAGGGACTGCCCCTTTTTTATAAATAAATTTTAAGGAATAAATAATAGGTAATGGGCTCTCTCAAGGTGAAGGTAATCACTCATAGAAGTTTTAAAAAAACTGCTTGACTTGTCATTTAAGAGGTGGTATATTTTAAAAGTTGCTGTTGGCGACGTTCACAAACAGTCCACAAATCAAAGACTTTTTTTTAAAAAAAGTACTAAACTGCTAAAAAATTGTTGATTTAGGATAGGGTTT from Bacillus sp. (in: firmicutes) harbors:
- the bofA gene encoding pro-sigmaK processing inhibitor BofA, which produces MDVTTFEPTTIVVILGGFIGLLLILGAPIKPIRMVGSGFVRIMLGALGLFIINSIGTLMGLHIPINLITASISGFLGIPGMVALIAINQIVL